TTATTATTGAAGAGACTTTTAAAATGAAAGAATTTAAATCACCAAATTTAACAATCcaatttattcatattattgaaAGTATGTTGAAAGTTTCTATCttaactatatatatatggatgcttggattttttgttttatttcataattgGTGTAATATGTTAGCAgaaattacaaaatttgGAGACcgattattttataaagatTGGTGGAATGCTAGTTCTTTTGGAGAATATTGGAGAAAATGGAATTTGCCAgtctattattttgtttatcgTCATGTTAATAGAcctttaatttattatggGGTTAGTAGAAAACTTTCgatgattattatttttattatatcagCATTATTACATGAATATTTAGTTACAATCCCATTAAAAATTCAATTTTctggatatatattttttttttttactggACAAATCCCATTAATGCATTTAACAAATAgtgattattttaaaaaaaacaaaaatataggaAATCTGTTTTTTTGGAttgttttttgtattattggTCAGCCTCTTATACTTTtcacatattattatttgtggACTCACAAGAAAATCGAGCTACCTTGATTCGTTTGAGAAGTCACTGTTGTTATTATCAagtttattaatattattttcattattaatttgaaaataccGTCTTTTGGGGATACACATGAAAAACGCACACATACATACCCagttatttttctttacaattttttaaacataattAAATGATACTATTATTAACAGAATATTTCTAACTAGCGAAATTGTTATGAATGAATAGCCCCAACTTACTAAAGATTATACCGATAATGgagtttcattttttttaactataTGTTTATCATTGTCAAAGAGGATGCTGCTTTTTTATCCtcttaatataaatactattatttgcatttattATCCATTTATCGTTGTCATTTATTGATTTAttcctttatttatttatatgtttaatactctatatacaattatgtttccatttttattttattttatttagttctgtatttattatcctttttataattgttatAGTTTCACAATTAATCACTtattaattgtttttttattattcattattatttttaaattaaaatacttatcatttatttaatttttttatgcaatcaatttattttttcaattttttatatttgattaTGTCATATGCTTTATGAAATgtgtatgtttttttttttttaaatgacaATGTAACTTTCCCTCTTCTACACATTTTTAGTAGAAGCCTACAGAAATTACACATTATAAAAGtgtaatatgtttataaaaaatttaattatttaaaaataaaactaaatgttttttaatatttttcgaaattatttttattatatattttttgtctttGGAACTTGTGTGCGCTTAAAAAATTAGGAATTTATTCTATTTAGGAAAATAcgataattataaaaatattaaaacatatCTTTCTTTAAAAGATGATCagcaaaattatatttttgcatacatataaaggttaataaaaattattactaaATTAGGGCCAATTTATGCTTATgcatgtgcatatattttttactaatCAGACATAATTAAAAGCATTCTGAAATGGCTAAAATACAACGAAGattaattcaaataaagatttatataagtatatatttgtacAATAATCAGGAGGGAGTgaataactttttttattaacttttttattaagcCAATAAGTAACACAACCTTATGGTaactaaaattttttattacatacaACTTTCGTGctacatataaattttttttaattttcataattttcttaaaaTTTATGGACCAAAATAGAGAGCTAGCAATATATTAACCATGACAGAAGGTAAAcaagtaaataaaaatatgcaatacATGTATAGTGTATTTTGTTTGCCCATATAATAACGTCTACGGCTTATTTTAATCTATAATATGgttatatgtttatatatattgtttgcTCGCTTTcccactttttttttcacttcCTTTTAAGAAGATAAActgaatttaataaaagacTATCTAAAAGATTTAAACATGACGTCTCAAAATTTgtgtaatataaattattataacagTCTTCCCAAGTTTAAAAAGATAAGCGATATAAATGATCATCCGATTTTGAATTGTCtaagaacaaaatataatgaaagaaaaaaacacacaacaaatgaaaaagaacaATTCAAAAGTATAGACTATGAAAGTTATTCAACAAATATCGAATCGGAGAGTACTGCCTCATTAGATCAAACTTATGATTGTATAAGCCAATTATCTGAGGGTGAGGAAAGCGAAAATAGAGccaagaaaaaagaaaaaataaaattccaTACAAATAGTGAAAAGcccccaaaaaaaaaaattatattttcatttaaaaaaaaaaatgaaactaAAAATAGGAATCCTagttatgataaaaatgttgaaaTGATATCAGATCGAAATGACGATCATTTTGTAGGATCACTAAATAGAACAGAAAAACCTCTTATATTAAATCAGATAAACACGTcaaaattttgtaataaaaattcctCCATTTCCTGCGCCAATGtagattataataaaagggGGGAGGAAAGGAAGGGAAATAAGATGCATATACTAAACGATATTAATCATATTAGTAATTATGAtgacaataaatataacaagAATACCAACAAATCGCCAACCTATAGTCAAATATCAGAGTCACCCCATTCCAGTATAAATAGTACAAGGAATAgtaaaaagaagaaaaaaaaaacaattttaaacgAGAACCCCAGTAAAAGTCTAAAAGAGAATAATAACATAGAAGACTCGAataatatggaaaataaatacataagACCAAACAAATTAGAGATAGAAGACATACGTATGAAAGggataaatattaaaaagatGGCAAGCAGCCAAAATGCTACTTTTTCAAATGACCGtgaaaaagaattattccaatatttaattaaagaGGCAAACAAAGAAATtgagaaaattattattaaaatcgaacaaaaatataaaaatgaaatagcttacaaaacaaataatataaaaaaagaatatgacgaaaaaataaaagcgctaacaaaaaatgaaactaTACTACTAAAAAaccataataatatagaaaaaataaaaagccTAGAAAATACTAATTATGcattattaaaagaaatcgaaaaattaaaaaaatataataaagaaattaatGACAATAATTTccaaaaatatgaaagtataaataaaaatgaattaaatacaaaaaaattaaaagacaAAATTCAGACAATGAACAAACAAATAgaagaatatgaaaaaaaaataaatatgttaaatGATGATgttaatacaaattatgaaaaatatttttattttcaaaacaaATGTgtaagttatatatatgtatagacatgaataaaatagttTACTTCATTCGTAGGGTGGCAGCATTCTGAAGAAGactatcaaaaaataatttttcaaagcACTaggatttatataatatacatattttctttcttaATAGGGAAACAATGAAAAGGTTATACAACAGAATGAAGAAGAAATGGTATGCTGAAATATTCTTATTACATATTAGTGTCTTGAATTAGCATTATACTTTTTCGATGAAcagttttcattttatttaaaatttttattttttgaaactgcatataattataatatatattctattactcataattatatgcattgGCATGTGCTATATATCCCTTTCTCAGATAAATCTCAGAAAAAAACTGGAAATATCTGGAAAATCGAAAAGTGGAGTTGAGCTGGAGTTAAGGCAACTtcaagataaaaatataaaagtacccccaaaaaaattaacgaTTTATCACATATACTATAATTAgtgtatacatatgtatatgctaaaaataaaaattattatttttttggcacatcaaatttttttcattcttttaaatataatatttaggCAGAAAGAGATAACAATAATCTAAGGGAAGAGTTAAATAAAGCAAAAACGAATGTGTCTACTTTGAAGGAACAAAACAATGAGGAGTAAGAAAAATAACCAATGATcactttatatatatgtgtttaTCTGCATATGGCTTTTCATAAATGCTTGTATAAAgaagaatatatttgtgtataaaataacaaCGATAAATAGTGTCATTTGTTTCtgtttattttccatttttaagaCAACGAAATAATGAATACTTGATTTCATGTTATAAAATGGAGGAGAAAAAGTTAAAAGAGGACCTCGAAAATTACAAGAtagtaaacaaaaaaaaatagataaatatatttttagttaTGCTcatcatttctttttttttattttctatttttcaaattttaatagAAATATGCCATATCAGAAAATAACCAATATTCGAAAACTTTAGAACAAAAGCTCAAAAACATGGAGTATgctattatacatatttacatgaaaaaatttactTTAATTTGCACATATATTTGATGGCGcctttttttcactttcCAATGTAGAATTACGCTCAAAGATATGGAAAATGAGAAGAGTATTTACGAGCGAACGTGCCTAAAATATGAGTATACCacataatgcatatatactatgtgtaaatttttttttgataaatatgtatttatatattgttgCATAATTTGTGGGGTATGCCTATATGTACATGtatgtgcatataaatttttgtgTCCATTTTAGAAAAGCAGAAAAGAATTTGAAAACAGAAATAAAGGatctaaaaaatgaattatatgaatgtaaaaataaattacatCAAGTGAATAAACCAACTTCTCCCACAATTCAAACTATTATGTTTAACGCAAATCAAGAATATGGATTCCCACAAGGTACCAATATAGCATATGATTAGTActatataaaatggaaagataaaataaacaaaaatcaTATAAGCTGATTCTTAAGCAGTCATATTTTAACatgcttttattttttttagaaaaagaaaatgaacaTAATATGGACAAAGTTCAAGTAttaaatacataattatatttatggaTTTAGCTAGCtaccatatatatagctCACTTTATTTTGCTTTGCATGCTATTACTCCATATTAGATATACCTttcatatgtataaatattatatatattattacatcACACACAAATGGTTATATAtccctttttttattaaggAAAGAGAAGAATTTAAATCGGATGaaatgttattaaaaaagatgcataattaaaataatatattttttaaaatgtcaACAAAGACATAgaataaaacatttatgACGATTTCTCATAGCGAATTGTGaacttttcttttttttagtcTCAAAGAACCAGACATTACCGAAAAGATAAATTCCATAGAAAAGCAGTTGATcgtaatttatttttattttatcttattttattttatgtttgaAGTATGaaacttatttattaaatttacatttttttgcttATCCTTTTAGTTGTTAAAGCTAGAAAAGAGTACCAAAGAATCCGAACTTATACGATGCCCTAAATATGGTACGTGTAAAATGGTCGGCATTTCAAAAGATATTTGCTTAGGacatacataaattttattattttttttttgcaatttTTTGTAGGAAAACGATCAGgcgaaattaaaaagaagGCATGCTTAGAACAAAAGTTATCATACATTAATGACAAAATCAACATccttaataaaaatttaaaattgatcaaaaataaaaaataacaccAGTATACCAAATGTGTTTTTATGCatgaaaacaaattaaattaaacgATAACAttctgtttttatttttgtgaaatttgtttttttttctcattaATATGACAAAATCATTTAACTTATTATAttgcattatatatgtattattatatttatatttttataaacattatGTAAGCATTTATTGTGGGATATGCGCATATGCAATTTCCtgtgcatatttttctatgtaaataaatcagtctgtaaatttttaaaaaagtaaaaaaaaaaagttatgaaaataagtttaataaattagtaTATATTGGCTTTATGGGATGCagtattttcattttgattctcaatttttttaattaaaatgtataatatattaataatttttcgcaataattgaaaaatttatctttaaaaatggaataacGACgatttcataattattatatgcttgtaaaaataaatagaaaagaaaaatgtgaagggataatttcttttttcggTTTTTTgggtttttattttttttaccctCACCATCTTctaataatacaataacTATATAAGTATAATTGATGCTATTGTTATTTATGgcctttttatttatcccATAttctttgttttattttctttttctctctattttttttatctctctctttatttttc
This Plasmodium chabaudi chabaudi strain AS genome assembly, chromosome: 12 DNA region includes the following protein-coding sequences:
- a CDS encoding conserved Plasmodium protein, unknown function (term=structural;date=20130213;qualifier=method_exon=changed coordinates of exon 1 based on homology and RNASeq;curatorName=ucb@sanger.ac.uk), encoding MTEDKLNLIKDYLKDLNMTSQNLCNINYYNSLPKFKKISDINDHPILNCLRTKYNERKKHTTNEKEQFKSIDYESYSTNIESESTASLDQTYDCISQLSEGEESENRAKKKEKIKFHTNSEKPPKKKIIFSFKKKNETKNRNPSYDKNVEMISDRNDDHFVGSLNRTEKPLILNQINTSKFCNKNSSISCANVDYNKRGEERKGNKMHILNDINHISNYDDNKYNKNTNKSPTYSQISESPHSSINSTRNSKKKKKKTILNENPSKSLKENNNIEDSNNMENKYIRPNKLEIEDIRMKGINIKKMASSQNATFSNDREKELFQYLIKEANKEIEKIIIKIEQKYKNEIAYKTNNIKKEYDEKIKALTKNETILLKNHNNIEKIKSLENTNYALLKEIEKLKKYNKEINDNNFQKYESINKNELNTKKLKDKIQTMNKQIEEYEKKINMLNDDVNTNYEKYFYFQNKCGNNEKVIQQNEEEMINLRKKLEISGKSKSGVELELRQLQDKNIKAERDNNNLREELNKAKTNVSTLKEQNNEEQRNNEYLISCYKMEEKKLKEDLENYKIKYAISENNQYSKTLEQKLKNMEITLKDMENEKSIYERTCLKYEKAEKNLKTEIKDLKNELYECKNKLHQVNKPTSPTIQTIMFNANQEYGFPQEKENEHNMDKVQEREEFKSDEILKEPDITEKINSIEKQLILLKLEKSTKESELIRCPKYGKRSGEIKKKACLEQKLSYINDKINILNKNLKLIKNKK